A genome region from Streptomyces antimycoticus includes the following:
- a CDS encoding class II aldolase/adducin family protein — protein MTNQPQTPTPIPTDQLRFTMPPQHASPHDERRYRKERLAAALRLFGRFGYEEGVAGHITVRDPEFTECYWVNPFGVPFGHITVSDLLLVNQAGQVVEGRSHVNQAAFVVHSSVHQARPDVVAVAHSRSVHGRALAALGEPLEPITQEVCAFFEDHAVYGGTTGVVVDEEEGRAIAAALGGYKALILRNRGLLTVGDSVDAAAWWFITMERAAQVQLTAKASGKPVPIDYGDAMRTREQLGNDLVAWINYQPLYLQITRDEPDLLS, from the coding sequence ATGACGAACCAGCCGCAGACCCCCACCCCGATACCGACCGACCAGCTGCGGTTCACCATGCCCCCGCAGCACGCCTCGCCCCACGACGAGCGCCGCTATCGCAAGGAGCGGCTGGCGGCGGCGCTGCGCCTGTTCGGGCGGTTCGGGTACGAAGAGGGGGTCGCGGGGCATATCACCGTGCGGGACCCGGAATTCACCGAATGCTACTGGGTGAACCCTTTCGGCGTCCCCTTCGGCCATATCACCGTGAGCGATCTGCTCCTCGTCAATCAGGCGGGCCAGGTGGTGGAGGGGCGCTCCCACGTCAATCAGGCGGCCTTTGTCGTTCACTCTTCCGTGCATCAGGCGCGGCCGGACGTCGTGGCCGTCGCGCACAGCCGCTCGGTGCACGGCCGCGCGCTGGCCGCGCTCGGCGAGCCGCTGGAGCCGATCACCCAGGAGGTCTGCGCGTTCTTCGAGGACCACGCGGTCTACGGGGGCACCACGGGCGTTGTCGTGGACGAGGAGGAGGGGCGCGCGATCGCCGCCGCGCTCGGCGGGTACAAGGCCCTCATCCTGCGCAATCGCGGTCTGCTGACGGTCGGGGACTCGGTCGACGCGGCCGCGTGGTGGTTCATCACGATGGAGCGGGCCGCCCAGGTGCAGCTCACCGCGAAGGCGTCGGGCAAGCCGGTGCCCATCGACTACGGCGACGCGATGCGGACGCGTGAGCAGCTGGGAAACGATCTTGTGGCCTGGATCAACTATCAACCTCTGTATCTGCAGATCACCCGCGATGAGCCGGACCTGCTGAGCTGA
- a CDS encoding Uma2 family endonuclease — MTAEPPHTTSWPMPPLDGYTVDDLLTLPDLPPHTELIDGSLVFVSPQRYFHSVVIDLLVSGLRQTVRPDLRIAREMTVVIDKRNGPEPDIAVVRAEAVRSREQTYFEVGDVILAVEVVSPESEARDHDTKPHKYANAGIPHFWRVEMTNTDARPVVRVFELDEERHAYRSTGFHHNQLKLSVPFTIDIDLTEIDHL, encoded by the coding sequence ATGACCGCTGAGCCGCCGCACACCACCTCGTGGCCGATGCCGCCGCTGGATGGCTACACCGTGGACGATTTGCTGACGCTGCCCGATCTCCCGCCGCATACCGAATTGATCGACGGGAGTCTGGTTTTCGTGAGTCCGCAGCGCTACTTCCACAGCGTCGTGATTGATCTGCTGGTAAGCGGGCTGCGCCAGACTGTGCGGCCTGACCTGCGGATCGCACGCGAGATGACTGTGGTGATCGACAAGCGCAACGGCCCGGAACCGGACATCGCGGTCGTGCGTGCCGAAGCCGTGCGGAGCCGTGAACAGACCTATTTCGAGGTCGGCGATGTGATCCTGGCCGTCGAGGTGGTCTCTCCCGAGTCCGAGGCCCGGGACCACGACACCAAGCCGCACAAGTACGCCAACGCGGGTATCCCGCACTTCTGGCGCGTCGAGATGACCAACACGGACGCACGCCCCGTGGTCCGTGTCTTCGAGCTCGACGAAGAAAGGCACGCCTACCGGTCCACCGGCTTCCACCACAACCAGCTCAAGCTCTCGGTCCCCTTCACCATCGACATCGACCTCACCGAGATCGACCACCTGTAG
- a CDS encoding chorismate mutase produces the protein MSSSSTATESTETAATETTGTADVIGTARERIDALDGQILDLVRERMAVSAGIQEARIASGGRRVQLSREMEILDRYRQRLGKPGTTLAMTLLELCRGRV, from the coding sequence ATGAGCAGCAGCAGTACGGCGACGGAGAGCACGGAGACCGCGGCCACGGAGACGACGGGGACCGCCGATGTGATCGGCACCGCGCGGGAGCGGATCGACGCCCTCGACGGGCAGATCCTCGATCTCGTCCGGGAGCGGATGGCCGTCTCGGCCGGCATCCAGGAGGCGCGGATCGCGTCGGGCGGGCGGCGGGTGCAGCTCTCCCGCGAGATGGAGATCCTCGACCGCTACCGGCAGCGGCTGGGCAAGCCCGGTACGACGCTCGCCATGACGCTGCTGGAGCTGTGCCGGGGCCGGGTCTGA
- a CDS encoding LAETG motif-containing sortase-dependent surface protein: MKLRRALAAAAATAAIAPAALLAAPAAFAETPSESPSPSAPETVTPSPQDPSPSPSQTTPTAEPTPSTPAPSTSATQAPTPGDPSGTPTETATPTTGPTEEPDDECADDGDYNEDPELSTTLVGLPSKVVAGSGFHGFTFQVKNDSDRSYQRVDFGLFAGTVHESAPDGTGKYLTLQYKDPRSGAWKAISTDENDAGSGYIGYTDVRPHETLKVDLRLSVAKSAPEGFGYAISVGVYADDEGNCVYSTGEYYEFDVLKAGSEPGEVPPADPKPQGGKKPLPHKPEGNTEISPQGSLAETGSSSALPTIALIGGVAMAAGGGAVFVVRRRRATV; the protein is encoded by the coding sequence ATGAAGCTACGCCGCGCCTTGGCGGCTGCCGCAGCGACGGCCGCCATAGCCCCTGCCGCGCTCCTGGCGGCGCCCGCTGCCTTCGCGGAGACGCCGAGCGAGAGCCCGTCGCCGTCCGCCCCCGAGACGGTCACACCGTCTCCGCAGGACCCGTCGCCGTCGCCGTCGCAGACCACTCCGACCGCCGAGCCCACGCCGAGCACCCCGGCGCCGTCCACGAGCGCCACGCAGGCTCCGACCCCCGGCGACCCCTCCGGCACCCCCACCGAGACCGCCACGCCGACCACCGGGCCGACCGAGGAGCCGGATGACGAGTGCGCGGACGACGGGGACTACAACGAGGACCCGGAGCTCAGCACGACCCTGGTCGGCCTGCCGTCGAAGGTCGTGGCGGGCAGCGGCTTCCACGGCTTCACGTTCCAGGTGAAGAACGACTCGGACCGCAGCTACCAGCGGGTCGACTTCGGGCTCTTCGCGGGCACGGTGCACGAGTCCGCCCCGGACGGGACGGGCAAGTACCTGACGCTGCAGTACAAGGACCCCAGGTCCGGCGCCTGGAAGGCGATCTCCACCGACGAGAACGACGCGGGCTCGGGCTACATCGGCTACACCGATGTGCGTCCGCACGAGACCCTTAAGGTCGACCTCCGGCTGAGCGTCGCCAAGAGCGCGCCCGAGGGCTTCGGCTACGCCATCAGCGTCGGCGTGTACGCGGACGACGAGGGCAACTGCGTCTACTCGACCGGTGAGTACTACGAGTTCGACGTGCTGAAGGCGGGTTCGGAGCCGGGCGAGGTGCCGCCGGCCGACCCGAAGCCGCAGGGTGGCAAGAAGCCGCTGCCGCACAAGCCGGAAGGCAACACGGAGATCAGCCCGCAGGGCAGCCTGGCCGAAACCGGTTCCTCCTCGGCGCTGCCGACGATCGCCCTGATCGGTGGTGTGGCGATGGCCGCGGGCGGAGGCGCGGTCTTCGTGGTCCGCCGCCGTCGCGCCACCGTCTGA
- a CDS encoding GMC oxidoreductase, producing MSGEKSAHSRERETGPDEGEFDYDVIVIGSGFGGSVSALRLTEKGYRVGVLEAGRRFTPETLPKSSWDLRNYLWAPALGCFGIQRIHVLGKVMVLAGAGVGGGSLNYANTLYVPPEPFFRDRQWGHITDWQDELRPYYDQARRMLGARLNHTLTPSDVHLKAAADKMGVGDTFHMAPVGVFFGDGHDADGATRAEPGQAVPDPYFGGSGPTRKACTECGECMTGCRHGAKNTLNENYLHLAERAGAVVHPMTTVVALCDDPHGGYTVTTVPTDNRRKGKPKALRSRYVVLAAGTYGTQTLLHTMRDKGLLPRLSERLGILTRTNSEALVGAQTTDRRYRRARGGEERADFTRGVAITSSIHPDENTHIEPVRYGKGSNAMGMLSILQIPHGGRLPRWLRFLGANLRHPSLAVRSLSNRRWSERTIIGLVMQTHDNSLTTYRKPKGPGKGLLTARQGHGEPNPDHIPEGAEAARHIADSINGFAGSNVGELMGTPLTAHFLGGCPIGASPKEGVIDPYHRLYGHPGIHVVDGAAVSANLGVNPSLTITAQAERAMSLWPNKGEVDPRPSQEAPYERLQPVAPGSPAVPADAFGALRLPLLPVPKVPPGPAA from the coding sequence GTGTCAGGGGAGAAGTCTGCCCACAGCCGGGAGCGAGAGACCGGGCCCGATGAGGGTGAGTTCGACTACGACGTGATCGTGATCGGCTCGGGATTCGGCGGGTCGGTATCGGCCCTGCGCCTGACCGAGAAGGGCTATCGGGTCGGCGTCCTCGAAGCGGGCCGCCGCTTCACCCCCGAAACCCTGCCCAAGAGCTCCTGGGACCTCCGCAACTACCTCTGGGCCCCGGCCCTCGGCTGCTTCGGCATCCAGCGCATCCATGTCCTCGGCAAGGTCATGGTGCTGGCGGGCGCCGGGGTCGGGGGCGGCTCGCTCAACTACGCCAACACGCTCTACGTACCGCCCGAGCCGTTCTTCCGGGACCGCCAGTGGGGGCACATCACCGACTGGCAGGACGAACTGCGCCCCTACTACGACCAGGCGCGGCGGATGCTCGGGGCGCGCCTCAACCACACCCTCACCCCCTCCGATGTCCACCTCAAGGCGGCCGCCGACAAGATGGGCGTGGGGGACACCTTCCATATGGCGCCCGTGGGGGTCTTCTTCGGGGACGGCCACGACGCCGACGGCGCCACGAGGGCCGAGCCGGGCCAGGCCGTGCCCGACCCGTACTTCGGCGGCTCCGGCCCCACCCGTAAGGCGTGCACGGAGTGCGGTGAGTGCATGACCGGCTGCCGCCACGGCGCCAAGAACACCCTCAACGAGAACTATCTCCACCTCGCCGAACGGGCCGGTGCCGTCGTCCACCCGATGACGACCGTCGTCGCCCTCTGCGACGATCCGCACGGCGGCTATACGGTCACCACCGTCCCCACCGACAACCGCCGTAAGGGCAAACCGAAGGCGCTGCGCTCCCGGTACGTCGTCCTCGCCGCCGGTACGTACGGCACCCAGACGCTGCTGCACACGATGCGGGACAAGGGGCTGCTGCCGCGCCTGTCGGAGCGGCTCGGCATCCTCACCCGCACCAACTCCGAGGCCCTGGTGGGCGCACAGACCACCGACCGCCGCTACCGCCGGGCCCGGGGCGGGGAGGAGCGGGCGGACTTCACCCGGGGTGTCGCGATCACCTCGTCCATCCACCCCGACGAGAACACCCATATCGAGCCGGTCCGCTACGGCAAGGGATCCAACGCGATGGGGATGCTCTCCATTCTGCAGATCCCGCACGGCGGCCGGCTTCCGCGCTGGCTGCGCTTCCTGGGCGCCAACCTCCGGCATCCCAGCCTGGCCGTGCGCTCGCTGTCCAACCGCCGCTGGTCCGAGCGGACCATCATCGGCCTGGTCATGCAGACGCACGACAACTCGCTGACCACCTACCGCAAACCGAAGGGGCCGGGGAAGGGGCTGCTCACCGCCCGCCAGGGCCACGGCGAGCCCAACCCCGACCACATCCCCGAAGGCGCCGAGGCGGCCCGCCATATCGCCGACTCGATCAACGGCTTCGCGGGCAGCAACGTGGGCGAGCTCATGGGCACTCCGCTGACCGCCCACTTCCTCGGCGGCTGCCCGATCGGGGCGTCCCCAAAGGAGGGCGTCATCGACCCGTACCACCGGCTCTACGGCCATCCGGGCATCCATGTGGTCGACGGCGCCGCCGTCTCGGCCAACCTGGGCGTCAACCCGTCCCTGACCATCACGGCCCAGGCCGAGCGGGCGATGTCCCTGTGGCCCAACAAGGGCGAGGTCGACCCCCGCCCGTCCCAGGAGGCGCCGTACGAACGCCTCCAGCCCGTCGCGCCGGGCAGCCCCGCCGTACCGGCGGACGCCTTCGGTGCCCTGAGGCTCCCGCTGCTGCCGGTGCCGAAGGTCCCGCCGGGTCCGGCGGCCTGA
- a CDS encoding serine/threonine-protein kinase, with the protein MTNDGGRANEPTSYSLRPPHAPAAPVPAPQPPPEPLEAAEGAQQPGQSAGAAGASRGAYEPTRFADPRSGSQPPAGEPHAAQQPAAGAQDSNTGRLIGGRYQLVSRLGHGGMGTVWLAHDQIVDRDVAVKEPRVPDDLPERERQTVYQRMQREARAAARIDHPSVVAVHDVVVEDGRPWIVMELVRGQSLGDRLMEGTLDPREAARIGLAVLGALAAAHEAGVLHRDVKPDNVLLGRSERVVLTDFGIAQIEGEQRLTETGGFVGSPEFIAPERVLGQRPGPESDLWSLGVVLYAAVEGMSPFRRSHAPATLQAVLGSEPQVPARATGPLATLIMQLLRKDPAMRPAAPEVRQALEAAAREPQPVPTMLASAGYAPGGGQSTGGRFVPPILHKNRKAQLGLGGLALVVAAAVVLVVMKPFSSEGLPAGWTVREERDVVGASLAVPGEYRRVQDDSDSDNPVVTYYDPSGVFTVSLRRSTPDGENDPAHLDAAADQIVAFYKDGGGSTVEDATSETAKTEQQGKEARDVTTSYLPYGTSSNKNPIRYQKRDHLYVNKAKVAWDLTVSIPADGEAHEEGAKLYERIVRNLKIDKL; encoded by the coding sequence ATGACGAACGACGGGGGACGGGCGAACGAGCCCACCAGCTACAGCCTGCGGCCGCCGCACGCGCCGGCCGCCCCGGTGCCGGCGCCCCAGCCGCCGCCCGAGCCACTGGAGGCGGCCGAGGGGGCCCAGCAGCCGGGCCAGTCGGCCGGGGCGGCGGGGGCGTCGCGGGGCGCGTACGAGCCGACGCGGTTCGCCGATCCGCGCAGTGGCTCCCAGCCGCCCGCCGGAGAGCCGCACGCCGCACAGCAACCCGCCGCCGGGGCCCAGGACTCGAACACCGGGCGGCTCATCGGCGGCCGCTATCAGCTCGTCTCCCGCCTCGGCCACGGCGGTATGGGCACCGTATGGCTGGCCCATGACCAGATCGTGGACCGGGATGTCGCGGTCAAGGAGCCGCGCGTCCCCGACGATCTCCCCGAGCGCGAGCGGCAGACCGTCTACCAGCGGATGCAGCGCGAGGCGCGCGCCGCGGCCCGGATCGACCACCCCTCCGTCGTCGCCGTCCATGACGTGGTGGTCGAGGACGGCCGCCCCTGGATCGTGATGGAGCTGGTGCGCGGCCAGTCGCTGGGCGACCGGCTGATGGAGGGCACGCTGGATCCGCGCGAGGCGGCCCGGATCGGCCTCGCCGTGCTCGGCGCGCTGGCGGCGGCCCATGAGGCGGGCGTGCTGCACCGCGATGTGAAGCCGGACAATGTGCTGCTCGGCCGGAGCGAGCGGGTGGTGCTCACCGACTTCGGCATCGCGCAGATCGAGGGCGAGCAGAGGCTCACCGAGACGGGGGGCTTCGTCGGCTCGCCCGAGTTCATCGCGCCCGAGCGGGTGCTGGGCCAGCGGCCGGGGCCGGAGTCCGACCTGTGGTCGCTCGGCGTCGTGCTGTACGCGGCGGTCGAGGGCATGTCCCCGTTCCGCCGTTCCCACGCCCCCGCGACCCTTCAGGCCGTGCTCGGCTCCGAACCGCAGGTCCCCGCGCGGGCCACCGGGCCGCTCGCCACGCTGATCATGCAACTGCTGCGCAAGGACCCGGCGATGCGCCCGGCGGCGCCCGAGGTGCGGCAGGCCCTGGAGGCGGCGGCGCGGGAGCCGCAGCCGGTGCCCACCATGCTCGCGTCGGCCGGATACGCACCGGGCGGCGGGCAGTCCACCGGCGGCCGCTTCGTGCCGCCGATCCTGCACAAGAACCGTAAGGCGCAGCTCGGGTTGGGCGGTCTGGCGCTGGTGGTGGCTGCCGCCGTGGTGCTGGTGGTCATGAAGCCGTTCTCCAGCGAGGGGCTGCCGGCCGGCTGGACGGTCCGGGAGGAGCGCGATGTCGTGGGCGCGTCCCTGGCCGTGCCCGGCGAGTACCGGCGGGTCCAGGACGACAGCGACTCGGACAACCCGGTGGTCACCTACTACGACCCCAGCGGTGTCTTCACCGTGTCCCTGAGGCGGTCGACACCCGACGGCGAGAACGACCCCGCGCACCTCGACGCGGCGGCGGACCAGATCGTCGCCTTCTACAAGGACGGCGGCGGGTCGACGGTCGAGGACGCCACGAGCGAGACGGCCAAGACCGAGCAGCAGGGGAAGGAGGCGCGGGACGTCACCACCTCGTATCTGCCGTACGGCACCAGCAGCAACAAGAACCCCATCCGGTACCAGAAGCGCGATCACCTCTACGTCAACAAGGCCAAGGTCGCGTGGGATCTGACGGTCTCCATACCCGCCGACGGCGAGGCCCATGAGGAGGGCGCGAAGCTGTACGAGCGGATCGTGCGGAATCTGAAGATCGACAAGCTCTGA
- a CDS encoding serine/threonine-protein kinase — protein sequence MGTGGEGRLIANRYRLATRLGRGGMGTVWRAVDELLGRDVAVKELHVDEGLTAFDSQLRGERTLREARTVAQIKHPNVIVLHDVIEEDECAWIVMELVDGLSLADRLSAHGPVGAREAGRIAAALLDALRAAHARGVLHRDIKPANVLVESGTGRVVLTDFGIAQVTGSTTITETGSFVGSPEYTAPERMSGRRTGPESDLWSLGVLLCTLVRGESPFHRESLAAVLHAVVFDEIPVPEAAGPLKPVIEGLLRRDPEERLSGDEVERMLRMAQEVGDTPEIPLEYTPTQPSVPIGPDGRGSSAFVPAPAPVPAPAPAAAPASASVPAAAPAARSRSGRGGRRRAVLTVAAAVVALAGVAAGVVALLDNGGGDGGTAKGGGTSQSADKGGARSSSAPEKAPQRPVKDADPTADPSARIPDGYELIKDPLGFSLAVPEGFAREYKAPRVYYNSPGMEFRIGIHVQEQSAEGPLGLSRTADAKGPQDYPGYRSGQVIETEHNGRPAALWAFIWNGSADDGGSRQTYDLSWNENGKMYDLWLSAPVGEKSVGKQHFDTAAATFVRPGAAN from the coding sequence ATGGGTACCGGGGGAGAAGGCCGTCTGATCGCCAACCGCTACCGGCTGGCCACGCGGCTCGGGCGCGGCGGAATGGGCACGGTCTGGCGGGCCGTCGACGAGCTTCTGGGCCGTGATGTCGCGGTCAAGGAACTCCATGTGGACGAGGGGCTCACGGCCTTCGACTCGCAGTTGCGCGGCGAGCGCACCCTGCGCGAGGCCCGGACCGTCGCACAGATCAAGCATCCGAACGTGATCGTCCTCCACGACGTGATCGAGGAGGACGAATGCGCCTGGATCGTCATGGAGTTGGTCGACGGGCTCTCGCTCGCAGACCGGTTGAGCGCGCACGGCCCCGTCGGGGCGCGTGAGGCGGGGCGGATCGCGGCCGCGCTGCTGGACGCCCTGCGGGCCGCGCACGCGCGCGGGGTGCTGCACCGGGACATCAAGCCCGCCAATGTGCTGGTGGAGTCCGGCACCGGCCGGGTCGTGCTGACGGACTTCGGGATCGCGCAGGTCACCGGGTCCACCACGATCACCGAGACCGGCTCGTTCGTGGGCTCGCCCGAATACACCGCGCCGGAGCGGATGTCGGGGCGCCGCACCGGGCCGGAGTCGGACCTGTGGTCGCTCGGGGTGCTGCTGTGCACGCTGGTGCGCGGTGAATCCCCGTTCCACCGCGAGTCCCTGGCCGCGGTGCTGCACGCCGTCGTCTTCGACGAGATCCCCGTGCCCGAGGCGGCCGGACCGCTGAAGCCGGTCATCGAGGGGCTGTTGCGGCGGGATCCCGAGGAGCGGCTCAGCGGCGACGAGGTCGAGCGGATGCTGCGGATGGCCCAGGAGGTGGGCGACACCCCGGAAATCCCCCTGGAGTACACGCCGACCCAGCCCAGTGTGCCGATCGGGCCCGACGGCCGGGGCTCTTCGGCGTTCGTGCCCGCTCCCGCTCCCGTCCCTGCCCCCGCCCCGGCGGCCGCCCCCGCCTCCGCCTCCGTTCCGGCGGCCGCCCCGGCCGCCCGGTCCCGTTCGGGTCGTGGCGGGCGCCGTCGTGCCGTCCTTACGGTGGCCGCCGCGGTGGTCGCGCTCGCCGGTGTGGCCGCGGGCGTCGTGGCGCTGCTGGACAACGGGGGCGGTGACGGTGGCACGGCGAAGGGCGGGGGTACGAGCCAGAGCGCCGACAAGGGGGGTGCGCGGAGCTCGAGCGCCCCTGAGAAGGCGCCGCAGCGTCCCGTGAAGGACGCCGACCCCACGGCCGACCCGTCGGCCCGGATCCCCGACGGCTATGAGCTGATCAAGGACCCGCTCGGCTTCTCGCTCGCCGTGCCCGAGGGGTTCGCCCGGGAGTACAAGGCGCCCCGGGTCTACTACAACTCGCCCGGTATGGAGTTCCGGATCGGGATCCATGTCCAGGAGCAGAGCGCCGAGGGTCCGCTGGGGCTCAGCCGTACCGCGGACGCCAAGGGCCCGCAGGACTACCCGGGTTACCGCAGCGGCCAGGTCATCGAGACGGAGCACAACGGCCGCCCCGCCGCCCTGTGGGCGTTCATCTGGAACGGCTCGGCCGACGACGGCGGCTCACGGCAGACATACGACTTGAGCTGGAACGAAAACGGGAAAATGTACGACCTGTGGCTGTCCGCCCCGGTTGGCGAGAAGTCTGTGGGTAAGCAGCATTTCGACACCGCCGCCGCCACGTTCGTGCGCCCCGGCGCGGCGAACTGA